In the Ficedula albicollis isolate OC2 linkage group LGE22, FicAlb1.5, whole genome shotgun sequence genome, CACGGCCACTGTGCTCGCTAAAGGCAGACGGAGAGAGGCTTGGGCTCCATGACTCACTGCTGAGATGCGTCAACACTTTGCAGTTATTTAGAACAGAAATGAAGAATCTGGAATTGGAGTTAACaagaaaaattcagggaaataaaaCGCAGCTGCCTAAACTGGAACGGAGTCAGCAGGCTGGGATCAACACCTCCCAGCAAGGCGCCAGGGTCACTGAACCTCCACAGCAGTGGGACTGTCACACGTGGGatgatgctgcagctgcacgTGCCAAGACACTCATATGGATCTGGGGGAGTCCCCCAGCAATCAGCACCACCACTTCCTGAAAATCCATCCCAAGGAACATCAGCCACCACTGGGAGCACCAACACCCTTGACCCAACTTGGGCTGGGCTTAGCAGCAGTCTTGGGTCACTTCTGTTACTTCCCTTGGTGACAACACACAGGGACATGTGTGCTCTGTTCTCCCTCTGTTCTCCCTCCAACCCCCCAAACACCTGATCAATGGAACCCCAAAGCTGGCAGAGCAAGAGCAGCCAGTGGCCCAGGCACACACAGGACGTTACCTCCTGCGTTGCACCTTCGGGCAATCTCCCAGTAGACCAAGCCCAAGGCGTAGATATCAGCACATTTAAATGAATCAAAATGTTTCATGTTGATGGTTTCATCCAAGACTTCTGGGGCCATGTATCtgcacagagaaaggaaaagcattttcattctgAGAGGGAATTCTCTGGAAGGCAGTAAATGATCAGTTTTTCCACACAGCACTCCCCAGCAGAAAAAGCTCTGCTTGGCACAGCCACCATCAGAACAGAACTGGGCCCTGCGATCtaagagagtgaaaaaaataactcaAGAACAACAGCAAGCTGGGAAAAGAGATAGAAATGTCCCAAAACTACATCAGGCTCCCAGCAGAAGGTCCCAAAGGCTCTGGTGAGGCCAAGCTTGTTGTCACATATTACATGAGCCAGGTTTATGTGGCTGGCCCACATGTCCCAGCGTGGTGACACCAGGAACATCAACTCGGGCACAAAACTGACCCTGTGAGACACTGGGAAATGCCAAATTCAGAGAATTCCCCCAGTgctctgtggacactgctgaaggctcaggGAAAAATTCCAGCTAGGAATTTCCCAGGCTGCAAactttctcagagacaaacaagAAGCGAAAGAATTAATAACAGATTGACACCTGGTGTTGATCACAGAACAGCGTGTGAGAAATGTGACAAGAGGTGTTGCTTTCTCTTGAGCAATGAGTTATTGTTCTTTGTTCTATGAGCCTGTCTATAAATGTAAGATGGATTTGTAATAAAGtgcttcttttctgcctcagaAGGAAGTTGTGTGCTGCTATATCATTCACCATTCCTAGTCTTATATCCACAGTGCTCAACCCACAGCTGAGGCATTTCTGGTCACTCCCACACCTCCAAATGCCTTTTCCTACCGTTTGGTGCCAACCCTCTGGTTTGGGGCGATGTCAATGGTGTCGGTGACCGAGTCGTGCCGGACGGCCAGGCCCAGGTCAGCGATGGCACACGTGCCGTTCTTCTTCACCAAGATGTTCTTGGATTTCAGGTCTCTGTGAGCAATCCCAGGTTTTCCTagcacagcaaaataaaaagcagcgAGGGTCAAGTTGGAGAAATCCATCTGTTGAAGtggtgcagaggcagcagtggaTTTCAGGGTGTTAAAcctggctgcagggccaggttaaaccaggcagggctggtttatttaaatgctgaaaCACTTTTTTGCGTTTAGATTCATAAggaatggagcagggaaaggctccAGTCGTGTTCTGGAGGCGCCACTGATGCAGTGGCACCCTGAAGCCTCAAGAGGGATGTAAACTCCACATCTCAGCACAGGCACCGACGTCAGGAGTTGGTGATTCTGCTTCTGCCTGTGCTCACATCCCACCCAGGCAGTGCCAATTTTAGGATGGGATGTGAAATGGTGATATAACTCCTGGGAGCGAGCGCCAGGTTAACCCACTTCACAGCCAGCCAAAGCAATCGCTCTATTTCTGGTCAATAACCACCAGATGAAACCAGGCTGACTCAGGCAGGGTTTGCTGCACAGCACATCAGTTCCCTTCAGCAATCCTGCTTTATCCTCCCCTCAAGAATTCCAACTTAGCTTTTACCCTGAGTGCCAACGATCTCCATGTGCAGGTGGGCCAGCCCACTGGCAGCAGACAGGGCCAGCTTGATCATGCCCTCGATAGTCACCGTGTAGCGATTCAGGTAGTCAAAGAGAGAGCCGTGCTCATGGTAGTCAGAGACAAGCCACAGCTGAGTCCATGTCCCATTATCTGCAACAGAAAAACGTGGAGCTCAGGCAGATGCAATGCAGAGCACCCCACACGTTTttgggacagagcagagctgctgcgTAAGGCTGCAGCTCAACGGGGGCAAGTAAGAAATGGCTCAAATCAGCCacagtgtgaccagcaggaccAGAGCAGTGACTTTCCCCCCCGTGCCAGGCACTGGTAAAGCAACAGCTCGAATCCTGGAGTCAGTTTTGGGCAGTGCAGGGGCCCAGAGAAGTTGACTTTAGTCAGCTTTAGTCTCCCATGACAAGAAAGATGTGGAGGTGATGGAGGGTGACCAGAtatggagctggggaagggtctggagaatTTCTGAAGAGTGGCTGAGGGACCTAGAGAGCTCAACCTgaaggaaaggaggctcagaggggacCTTCTCACTCTGCTCAACTCCTTGAGAAGGGGATGGAGTCAGGTGGAGTAACAAGCTACAGGGCAGAGGAAACGACCTAAAGTTGAAGGTTTAGATTGAGTGCTAGAGAAAACTCCTTGGGAAAGGTGGTCAGGCACTAGAACGGGCCTGAAGCtgaaggtttagattgggtatTAGAGAAAACTTCTTGggaagggtggtcaggcactggaaatGACCTAAAGTTGAAGGTTTAGATGGGGTATTAGAGAAAATTCCttggaaagggtggtcaggcactggaaatGACCTAAAGCTGAACGTTTAGATTGGGTATCAAAGAAACCTCCTTGGGAAGAGGTTTAGACTGGGTATTAGAGACACCTCCTTGGcaagggtggtcaggcactggaactggCCTGAAGCTGAAGGTTTAGACTGGGTATTAGAGACACCTCCTTGGcaagggtggtcaggcactggaactggCCTGAAGCTGAAGGTTTAGACTGGGTATTAGAGACACCTCCTTGGcaagggtggtcaggcactggaactggCCTGAAGCTGAAGGTTTAGACTGGGTATTAGAGACACCTCCTTGGcaagggtggtcaggcactggaactggCCTGAAGCTGAAGGTTTAGACTGGGTATTAGAGACACCTCCTTGGcaagggtggtcaggcactggaactggCCTGAAGCTGAAGGTTTAGACTGGGTATTAGAGACACCTCCTTGGcaagggtggtcaggcactggaactggCCTGAAGCTGAAGGTTTAGACTGGGTATTAGAGACACCTCCTTGGcaagggtggtcaggcactggaactggCCTGAAGCTGAAGGTTTAGACTGGGTATTAGAGACACCTCCTTGGcaagggtggtcaggcactggaactggCCTGAAGCTGAAGGTTTAGACTGGGTATTAGAGACACCTCCTTGGcaagggtggtcaggcactggaactggCCTGAAGCTGAAGGTTTAGACTGGGTATTAGAGACACCTCCTTGGcaagggtggtcaggcactggaactggCCTGAAGCTGAAGGTTTAGACTGGGTATTAGAGACACCTCCTTGGcaagggtggtcaggcactggaactggCCTGAAGCTGAAGGTTTAGACTGGGTATTAGAGACACCTCCTTGGcaagggtggtcaggcactggaacagtgGTGAGGGCTCTGCTCACCTTTGTTGTCTGCAGCAATGAAGCCCAGGATGTTCTCGTGCCGCAGCATCACCGTCTGATAGATCTCTGCTTCCCTGAACCAGGAGCGCTCCTCACGGGAGGAGAAGATCTTGACAGCCACGTCACCTCCACGCCACCTGCCCCTCCACACCTCCCCAAAGCGGCCCTTGCCAATGATCTCCTGAAGGACAATCGTCCGAGCCACGGTCCGCTGGACAAACAGAGGCAAACCTGGGGACAAGAATCAAAGGAATCATCTCTGTGGCAGCAGAAAACATCCTGAAATCTCAGAGGCCAAAGAATGCCCTCAAATTTGGTAACTGGGTGTCTGAGCAAGACCCAACCAGGAAATGGTGGCAGCTCCTGTGTGGGATGTGCCATGCCTGGGCAGCATCTGAAGgagtttttttctgcctttttttttttttttctgcattttgttttgaagcagaaatCCAGCACGGAGCAGTTGGGGAACTTCTGCTCCACCACAGATCAAAGGAACTGCAGCCTCAATATGCAAAGAGTGGAACTCAATGAAGTCAGTTTCTACTAAAAAGCAGAACCACCCTCCAAATTTCTCTTAAGAAAGTAGTCCTACCGTCACTGCCACTGGTTACAGAAAGCATGGAACTCACCTGCCCACAGCATGCATTTAAGAGatctcaaatattttatatatagtGGCAGATGTGCTGCTGAAGGTTTATTCCCTGGTCAAATATCGGGTTGTGACATTCTCTGCCTCTGTGGATTCTCCTACAGCTTCCATCTGCTGCAAAATTCCTTATATCCTTTAACCCAACCACCTTCCTAGTTCAAAGCCACCACTTAACAGTGACTTCCCATCTATTCTGGGGATTCCTTTCAAGTGCTACAAAAGCAAACATGCACATCATCCACCTGGAAGACC is a window encoding:
- the ACVR1B gene encoding activin receptor type-1B, coding for MVSVFNLDGVKHHVRTCIPEAKLIPAGKPFYCLSSEDLRNTHCCYSDFCNKIDLMVPSGHLKDNEPPSSWGPVELVAVIAGPVFLVFVVMIIVVFVFHHHQRVYHNRQRLDMEDPSCEMCLSKDKTLQDLVYDLSTSGSGSGLPLFVQRTVARTIVLQEIIGKGRFGEVWRGRWRGGDVAVKIFSSREERSWFREAEIYQTVMLRHENILGFIAADNKDNGTWTQLWLVSDYHEHGSLFDYLNRYTVTIEGMIKLALSAASGLAHLHMEIVGTQGKPGIAHRDLKSKNILVKKNGTCAIADLGLAVRHDSVTDTIDIAPNQRVGTKRYMAPEVLDETINMKHFDSFKCADIYALGLVYWEIARRCNAGGIHEEYQLPYYDLVPSDPSIEEMRKVVCDQKLRPNIPNWWQSYEALRVMGKMMRECWYANGAARLTALRIKKTLSQLSVQEDVKI